A window of Zingiber officinale cultivar Zhangliang chromosome 5A, Zo_v1.1, whole genome shotgun sequence contains these coding sequences:
- the LOC121981013 gene encoding eukaryotic translation initiation factor 4B3-like, with protein sequence MAASVSAWSKPGAWALDAEEHDAASSVGNDLDFSAPLPGLQQQPDFPSLATAAASRTSKKKKKAQPVSLAEFTTGKPVSYGAGGRALAPAALTPEELLALPTGPRERSAEELERSSSRGFGYSYGARGRANGEEANPNRWGSARVSDEPRRGGFGGSNRELEPSRADEIDDWGAAKKSSMPERRERVGGGRVSFESHSRADESNSWISNKSVAPPRGGGLSGSREIVRGYDMLNKEGSDSGRADSETWGRKKDFAAPDGWKKEEEPRNGGRRRIVLQPRSLPLSNGENLKPVEGEQNMVSPEKKSKASNPFGAARPREEVLAEKGQDWKEIEEKLESTKIRDVHRESLSFGKKGSETSNGSADSDKAWRKPLTTEASSPARHDKAENTVPETEASTADRL encoded by the coding sequence ATGGCGGCTTCGGTGTCGGCGTGGTCGAAGCCTGGCGCGTGGGCGTTGGACGCCGAGGAGCACGACGCGGCCTCCTCAGTCGGCAACGACCTCGACTTCTCCGCCCCGCTGCCGGGGCTGCAGCAGCAACCCGACTTCCCCTCCCTCGCCACCGCCGCCGCCTCCAGGAcctccaagaagaagaagaaggcgcaGCCCGTCTCCCTCGCCGAGTTCACCACCGGCAAGCCCGTCTCCTACGGCGCCGGTGGCCGCGCCCTTGCTCCCGCCGCGCTCACCCCGGAAGAGCTCCTCGCGCTGCCCACCGGCCCCCGCGAGCGCTCCGCCGAGGAGCTCGAGCgctcctcctcccgcggattcggGTACTCTTACGGCGCCCGCGGCCGGGCGAACGGGGAGGAGGCCAACCCCAATCGTTGGGGCTCGGCTAGGGTTTCTGACGAACCCAGGAGGGGTGGGTTCGGCGGATCCAACCGGGAGCTTGAGCCATCCCGCGCCGACGAGATCGACGACTGGGGCGCCGCCAAGAAGTCTTCCATGCCGGAAAGGAGGGAGAGGGTAGGCGGCGGAAGGGTCTCCTTTGAGTCGCATTCTAGGGCGGACGAATCGAACAGCTGGATCTCAAACAAAAGCGTTGCCCCGCCGAGGGGCGGCGGATTGAGTGGATCCAGAGAGATAGTGCGCGGTTACGATATGCTTAACAAGGAGGGATCCGACAGCGGCCGGGCTGATTCTGAAACCTGGGGAAGAAAGAAGGATTTTGCGGCTCCTGATGGGTGGAAAAAGGAAGAGGAACCACGCAACGGAGGAAGGCGTAGGATCGTGTTACAGCCCCGCTCCTTGCCTCTATCCAATGGAGAGAATTTAAAACCAGTCGAAGGTGAGCAGAACATGGTATCTCCTGAGAAGAAGAGCAAGGCCTCGAATCCCTTTGGAGCAGCTCGTCCACGAGAAGAGGTTTTGGCCGAAAAGGGACAAGATTGGAAGGAGATCGAAGAGAAGCTTGAATCCACGAAGATCCGTGATGTACACCGTGAAAGTCTTTCCTTTGGCAAGAAGGGATCTGAAACTAGTAATGGCAGCGCAGATAGCGATAAGGCTTGGAGGAAGCCGCTTACCACTGAGGCTTCTTCTCCTGCGAG